In a single window of the Luteolibacter yonseiensis genome:
- a CDS encoding amidase family protein — translation MHIHKKLFTGASPLLAAGLATIGMTANLSARRTAGVDPAPDVVSKPDAPIAAPKMFQLENATIKDIQGAMSDGSLTSVELVNLYLRRIQAYNQSSTISPIQPLNAVLFLNPDVLEDAAQADRLRKQGIVLGPLHGIPFLVKGSFSVQGLPISGGTNAWKDLLTDEDCWSVEKLRKAGAVVMGQANMDTWASSAVSSSSQIAGTVRSAYLQGALPGGSSGGSGVSAGAYLTNFTFGGETGGSIRNPGDRNGLVAYKVSGGSISVNKIIPLTPERDVIGPMTRAAVDNAIIRDVVGAKDPNDGWAPILPILEDKRPVPETGFVSAVQNATLRGKKIGIIATYVGMYYPGFTPAVTTGNLVNGTNTITVTSTDGIVLGMGVSGSQTGSPTGTVTAIDTETKVVTMSSNASQNRTGITLTFAGAGNTKATQTILPNTLALVQQAKLDMEAAGATVEYVFLPENVDTTVAPPGTPSSLSSTDGNRLAAWVYRSLIESAVSRPDFTYSQNAAAVLQTAALQSNITAARRNLFYSLNSSTGIYSPGDTITYGAQPVVDHYTRKKVQKNAFEDWMDANNLDAVVWPMWPNKTRSSGTIIGRDLVNAMYLPGVTVPMGKLTQAAVTGANPLPAGDEPLTMDFTGRLFDDAKVLGIAYAYEQATKHRYSPPLAPPVSGEVFDFKRQSKKPYSPDIKAPVLTYSGSAARAADGSITLTGGVADAGGVSRLEVSIAGALIPATIQGSSWTALLPAGSTTAAYLDAATSMDVIVLAVDNAGNATSAKGAVTLSTVL, via the coding sequence ATGCACATCCATAAGAAATTATTCACGGGCGCCTCCCCGTTGCTCGCCGCCGGCCTGGCCACAATCGGCATGACCGCCAATCTCAGCGCACGTAGAACGGCTGGCGTAGATCCGGCTCCCGACGTTGTGTCCAAGCCCGACGCTCCGATCGCCGCGCCAAAGATGTTCCAACTGGAAAACGCCACGATCAAGGATATCCAGGGTGCGATGAGCGACGGCTCGCTGACCTCGGTGGAACTGGTGAATCTCTATCTCCGCCGGATCCAGGCTTACAACCAGTCCAGCACGATTTCCCCCATCCAGCCTCTCAACGCGGTCCTTTTTCTCAATCCCGATGTTCTTGAGGATGCCGCCCAGGCCGACCGCCTCCGCAAGCAGGGCATCGTCCTCGGACCTTTGCATGGCATTCCTTTCCTGGTGAAAGGCTCGTTCTCGGTGCAGGGACTCCCGATTTCCGGCGGAACCAACGCATGGAAAGACCTGCTGACGGACGAGGATTGCTGGAGTGTCGAGAAGCTCCGCAAGGCGGGAGCGGTGGTGATGGGGCAGGCGAACATGGATACCTGGGCGAGTTCGGCGGTGTCATCGAGCTCGCAAATCGCAGGTACCGTCCGCAGCGCCTATCTCCAAGGCGCGCTGCCGGGAGGCAGTTCCGGTGGATCCGGTGTTTCCGCAGGCGCCTATCTGACGAACTTCACCTTCGGTGGTGAAACGGGTGGTTCCATCCGGAACCCCGGCGACCGCAACGGTCTTGTGGCTTACAAGGTCAGCGGTGGCTCCATCTCCGTGAACAAGATCATCCCTCTCACACCGGAGCGCGACGTCATCGGACCGATGACCCGGGCTGCCGTGGACAACGCGATCATCCGCGATGTGGTGGGTGCGAAAGATCCCAACGATGGATGGGCTCCGATCCTGCCGATCCTTGAGGACAAGCGTCCCGTGCCTGAAACGGGATTCGTTTCCGCCGTCCAAAACGCGACGCTGCGGGGCAAGAAGATCGGCATCATCGCCACCTATGTCGGGATGTACTATCCGGGATTCACCCCCGCCGTCACGACGGGCAACCTCGTCAACGGAACCAATACCATCACCGTGACCAGCACCGATGGGATTGTGCTCGGGATGGGGGTCAGCGGGAGCCAGACGGGTTCTCCCACCGGCACCGTCACGGCGATCGACACGGAGACCAAGGTCGTCACGATGTCCAGCAACGCCTCGCAGAACCGCACCGGCATCACCCTCACGTTCGCGGGTGCCGGCAACACGAAGGCGACCCAGACCATCCTGCCGAACACCCTGGCGCTGGTCCAGCAGGCGAAGCTCGACATGGAAGCCGCGGGAGCAACGGTGGAATACGTGTTCCTTCCGGAGAATGTGGATACCACGGTGGCTCCTCCCGGAACGCCCTCTTCACTCAGCTCGACCGACGGGAACCGGCTCGCGGCATGGGTTTACCGCAGCTTGATCGAATCCGCCGTGTCCCGTCCTGACTTCACCTACAGCCAGAACGCTGCGGCCGTGTTGCAGACGGCCGCCCTTCAGTCCAACATCACCGCCGCCCGCCGGAATCTGTTCTACTCGCTGAACTCCTCGACAGGCATCTACAGCCCTGGCGACACGATCACCTATGGCGCGCAGCCGGTGGTGGATCACTACACCCGGAAGAAGGTGCAGAAGAACGCCTTCGAAGACTGGATGGATGCGAACAATCTCGACGCCGTGGTCTGGCCGATGTGGCCAAACAAGACCCGCTCCAGTGGCACGATCATCGGCCGCGACCTCGTCAACGCCATGTATCTTCCGGGGGTGACGGTGCCGATGGGCAAGCTCACCCAAGCCGCCGTCACCGGTGCCAATCCGCTGCCGGCCGGCGACGAGCCGCTGACGATGGACTTCACCGGCCGTCTGTTTGACGACGCGAAGGTGCTGGGCATCGCCTATGCCTACGAGCAGGCCACGAAGCACCGTTACTCGCCACCGCTCGCTCCACCGGTCAGCGGCGAGGTCTTCGACTTCAAGCGCCAGAGCAAGAAGCCATACAGCCCGGACATCAAGGCCCCGGTTCTGACCTATTCGGGTTCCGCGGCCCGCGCTGCGGACGGTTCCATCACCCTCACCGGCGGAGTCGCCGATGCGGGAGGTGTCTCCCGTCTCGAAGTGAGCATCGCCGGTGCTCTCATCCCCGCCACGATCCAAGGCAGCAGCTGGACCGCGCTCCTCCCGGCAGGCAGCACCACCGCCGCCTATCTCGACGCCGCCACCAGCATGGACGTCATCGTCCTCGCCGTTGACAACGCCGGTAACGCGACCTCCGCCAAGGGTGCCGTGACCTTGAGCACGGTTCTGTAA
- a CDS encoding InlB B-repeat-containing protein, translated as MLFRSCLPFLSVILALSACLAPVTADASISGGDDFNDNIRDQAKWGASDLSEGGGTLTEISQRLEYTTSSPTAVQNSYRPWVLNKATYDTNWEIILDVTNAAAPSSEDAYASMGFEIFPPNTRSRSLYTELIAYTNDGVNVRRAFDSDLLEGSNSLGYRSESITGATGSLRVTFDAAAKVLAFYKDVNGGGDGYQWVRQSSYGIAGSGGTTANTSWAMSGADLFQVNIYGYSQIMSIGAGKIHADNFSASSGTSTTMTSVVVQPDGSVLLTGSVYPNGLETSVVFELAANSQFLEPRTSAPEIIPATASNRQTTATMGNLVPGAAYWVRTRATNSGGSITGNVLTFATPPYTLSVNQTTGSVTSSSPQASHPLGATVTLTATPPVGAAFINWSGSVNSTQNPLTVVMDGNKTITANFTVSIAEAADSPGLTFTTGGTKGWFGQSTTTHDGIDSIQSGDVGNSQQSWFQTTVTGPGTLSYWTRVSSESGDALEIRIDNLPIRDRIGGLANWQKKTYEIESGSHTIRWSYIKDFIDDGGADTAWVDEISWVPATTDFATWRTTHFTSGELADASVSGPDADPDHDGVANLLEFALGGLPKNGGSRPAPVTSYETIGGERYLALAIAKPAGVGRFNYAIKVSPDLKNWSTGSPHTTVLTDDTTTLKVRDNTPAGSGATRFIRLEVTTTP; from the coding sequence ATGTTGTTTAGGTCCTGTCTTCCTTTCCTCTCCGTCATTCTGGCCCTTTCCGCCTGCCTGGCACCCGTAACCGCCGATGCCTCGATCAGCGGCGGCGACGACTTCAACGACAATATCCGCGATCAGGCGAAATGGGGAGCTTCGGACCTTTCGGAGGGCGGCGGCACTCTTACTGAAATTTCACAACGGTTGGAATACACCACCAGTTCGCCCACCGCGGTGCAGAACAGCTACCGGCCCTGGGTTCTCAACAAGGCGACCTATGATACGAACTGGGAGATCATCCTTGATGTGACCAACGCGGCGGCCCCGTCTTCCGAAGACGCGTATGCGTCCATGGGATTTGAAATTTTTCCGCCAAACACCCGCAGCCGCTCCCTCTACACCGAACTCATCGCCTACACCAACGACGGCGTGAACGTCCGGCGCGCGTTCGACAGCGATCTCCTCGAAGGATCGAATTCCTTGGGCTACAGGTCGGAATCCATCACCGGTGCCACCGGATCCCTGCGGGTCACGTTCGATGCGGCGGCGAAGGTCCTGGCCTTCTACAAAGATGTGAACGGAGGCGGCGACGGCTACCAGTGGGTGCGGCAATCTTCCTACGGCATCGCCGGATCCGGAGGAACGACGGCGAACACATCATGGGCGATGAGTGGTGCGGACCTGTTCCAAGTGAACATTTACGGTTATTCCCAAATCATGAGCATCGGTGCCGGGAAAATCCACGCGGATAACTTTTCGGCGTCTTCCGGAACATCCACCACCATGACATCGGTGGTTGTCCAGCCGGATGGTTCCGTGCTTCTCACCGGCTCCGTGTATCCGAACGGATTGGAAACAAGCGTTGTCTTCGAACTGGCGGCCAACTCCCAGTTTCTGGAACCCAGGACTTCCGCACCCGAGATCATTCCCGCCACCGCGTCGAACAGACAGACAACCGCCACGATGGGAAATCTCGTTCCGGGAGCGGCGTATTGGGTCCGCACCCGCGCGACGAACTCGGGTGGTTCCATCACCGGAAACGTGCTCACCTTCGCAACGCCACCGTACACCCTTTCCGTGAATCAAACCACGGGTTCGGTGACCAGCTCCTCCCCACAGGCTTCCCATCCGCTGGGAGCGACGGTCACACTGACCGCCACACCTCCGGTCGGGGCCGCCTTCATCAATTGGAGTGGTTCGGTGAACAGCACGCAGAATCCGCTCACGGTGGTGATGGACGGCAACAAGACGATCACTGCGAATTTCACCGTCTCGATCGCGGAGGCAGCCGATTCTCCGGGCCTCACCTTCACCACCGGCGGAACCAAAGGTTGGTTCGGCCAATCCACGACCACGCACGATGGCATTGATTCGATTCAAAGCGGCGACGTCGGGAACAGCCAGCAATCGTGGTTCCAAACCACCGTGACAGGACCGGGAACACTCAGCTATTGGACCCGGGTATCCTCCGAAAGCGGTGACGCGCTCGAGATCCGCATCGACAATCTCCCCATCCGTGACCGTATCGGAGGTCTTGCGAACTGGCAGAAGAAAACCTACGAAATCGAAAGCGGAAGCCACACCATCCGCTGGAGCTACATCAAGGACTTCATCGACGACGGGGGGGCCGACACGGCATGGGTGGATGAAATTTCCTGGGTGCCCGCCACCACGGATTTCGCCACATGGCGGACAACCCACTTCACTTCCGGCGAACTTGCCGACGCCTCTGTCAGCGGACCGGACGCGGATCCGGATCACGATGGAGTCGCGAACCTGCTTGAGTTCGCGCTCGGCGGACTTCCCAAGAATGGCGGCAGCAGGCCCGCGCCGGTGACCAGCTATGAAACGATTGGCGGAGAGCGTTATCTGGCCCTCGCCATCGCCAAGCCGGCGGGAGTGGGCCGTTTCAACTACGCCATCAAGGTCTCTCCCGATCTGAAGAACTGGTCAACCGGCAGCCCCCACACGACGGTTCTCACCGATGACACCACCACGTTGAAAGTCCGCGACAATACTCCGGCCGGTTCCGGCGCGACGCGGTTCATTCGTCTCGAAGTCACCACAACTCCGTAA
- a CDS encoding DEAD/DEAH box helicase, which produces MPFSHFGLGKDILRAIQKAGYLRPTPVQAAAIPKVMQGHDLIAIAQTGTGKTAAFVLPMLERISQANLNQQPRGTKALILAPTRELALQIMENIRTYGNGLPIRVAAIFGGVEEAAQIKAVNRGVDMIVATPGRLIDLLERQKVDFSMLETLVLDEADRMLHMGFLPDIETIVADLPKRRQTLMFSATLSKAIESLARKFLYQPKMVQIGARSNPADTVVQTVYEVPAHLKTEMLLELLKQPRFTRVLVFVRLKDGANRLTQALQAEKIPVVKLHSSRTQEQRLKALQDFKDGKARVLVATDIVARGIDIDGVSQVVNYDFPVNSEDYVHRIGRTGRAEAQGEAISLVPKGDLNLLGMTELAIGQRIDRKKLRGFDYYATSPPPKPEDKPVKRDWRKRTREMEAKKTVKPAGKTGAKPPVKPQGKPSAKKTATKRGNR; this is translated from the coding sequence ATGCCGTTCAGTCACTTCGGATTGGGGAAAGACATTCTCCGCGCGATTCAGAAAGCAGGATACCTGCGTCCCACGCCCGTGCAGGCGGCGGCGATTCCCAAGGTGATGCAGGGGCATGACCTCATCGCCATCGCGCAGACGGGCACGGGAAAGACCGCGGCCTTCGTGCTGCCGATGCTGGAGCGCATTTCCCAAGCCAATCTCAACCAGCAGCCGCGCGGGACGAAGGCGCTGATCCTCGCGCCCACCCGAGAGCTCGCCCTGCAGATCATGGAAAACATCCGCACTTATGGAAACGGTCTGCCCATCCGGGTGGCTGCCATTTTCGGCGGGGTGGAGGAGGCGGCCCAGATCAAGGCGGTGAACAGGGGGGTGGACATGATTGTCGCCACGCCCGGACGCCTGATCGATCTCCTGGAGCGGCAGAAGGTGGATTTCAGCATGCTGGAAACCCTGGTGCTGGATGAGGCGGACCGCATGCTCCACATGGGATTTCTGCCGGACATCGAGACGATCGTCGCGGATCTTCCGAAGCGGCGGCAGACGCTGATGTTTTCCGCGACACTTTCAAAAGCCATCGAGTCGCTGGCGAGGAAGTTCCTCTATCAGCCGAAGATGGTGCAGATCGGCGCACGCTCGAATCCGGCGGACACGGTGGTGCAAACCGTTTACGAGGTGCCCGCGCATTTGAAAACGGAGATGTTGCTTGAACTTCTCAAACAGCCGAGATTCACGCGCGTTCTGGTCTTTGTCAGATTGAAGGACGGAGCGAACCGCCTGACCCAGGCGCTTCAGGCGGAGAAGATTCCGGTGGTGAAACTGCACTCCAGCCGCACGCAGGAACAGCGGTTGAAGGCGCTGCAGGATTTCAAGGACGGCAAGGCCCGGGTGCTGGTCGCCACGGATATCGTCGCGCGCGGTATCGACATCGACGGGGTCTCGCAGGTGGTGAACTATGATTTCCCGGTGAATTCCGAAGACTACGTCCACCGCATCGGCCGTACCGGGCGGGCCGAGGCGCAAGGGGAGGCGATCAGTCTGGTGCCGAAGGGGGACCTGAACCTTTTGGGAATGACCGAGCTGGCCATCGGCCAGCGGATTGATCGCAAGAAGCTCCGCGGGTTCGACTATTACGCCACCAGTCCGCCACCGAAGCCGGAGGACAAGCCGGTGAAGCGGGATTGGCGCAAACGCACGCGGGAGATGGAGGCGAAGAAAACCGTGAAACCGGCGGGCAAAACCGGCGCAAAGCCACCGGTGAAACCTCAAGGCAAACCATCCGCCAAGAAGACCGCAACGAAGAGGGGGAACAGGTAG
- a CDS encoding sialate O-acetylesterase — MKKLVRIAACLLASSPVVFSAELGFSTAFSSGMVIQREAPVTVSGQGPAGERVKVTFAAQERSVKVGDDGIWKADFPALTAGGPYVLEASDGKATASVGDVLVGDVWVFSGQSNMQMGLDEAIGGAEAIASAAKDPKIRVLVMPKAGADTPQSVVGAKWRTSTPDSLNKFSAVAGFFAVHLHRDPALKDIPLGVIDTSFGGTCVEAWTPKGALPPIPKEKMSASMFNIPQGNLFNNMIAPLLDLRIKGAVWYQGEGNAGQPGVYAELLENMIAQWRKQWNAPELPFFIVQLPAFEGRANGLDWAWLREAQAFAAKKSPNTWLAVTYDTTNGLDLHPLEKQEIGQRLSLLAAKEVYRRDVVAHGPSVKGVSVGKDQLKVSFDSPLKISNGGKLLGFSIAGADGEYRFAEARIDGNDVLLKAQGISEPKTVRYAWSGLTDANLVNNAGLPAAPFRTDTQPPKTLAFQPIPTVYQILAPSYQLQTGNLGSISSLIVSGKQFLSAEPGGGTSFPGFFGPRNLPTLRELGPSRIELSDSSTRLEIACTDDSLVWTIRNDGKDALDFHIALAEQVKVELKNSSAGLTRGNVGLDVEGFDQQSENKLVTKIQPNSTRTLRLTVRR, encoded by the coding sequence ATGAAGAAGTTGGTTCGGATCGCCGCGTGTTTGCTGGCGTCCTCTCCCGTCGTTTTTTCCGCCGAACTGGGTTTCAGCACGGCTTTCTCCTCCGGCATGGTGATCCAGCGGGAGGCTCCGGTCACGGTTTCCGGACAAGGGCCCGCCGGAGAACGGGTGAAGGTGACGTTCGCCGCACAAGAGCGTTCCGTGAAGGTGGGCGATGACGGAATCTGGAAAGCGGATTTCCCCGCTCTCACCGCCGGAGGGCCGTATGTGCTGGAGGCCTCCGACGGAAAAGCCACCGCCTCCGTCGGTGACGTGCTGGTCGGCGATGTCTGGGTTTTCTCAGGCCAGTCGAACATGCAGATGGGACTGGACGAGGCGATCGGCGGAGCGGAGGCGATCGCAAGCGCGGCGAAGGACCCGAAGATCCGGGTGCTGGTCATGCCCAAGGCCGGTGCCGACACACCGCAGTCGGTGGTCGGCGCGAAGTGGCGGACCAGCACGCCGGACTCCCTCAACAAATTTTCCGCCGTCGCCGGATTTTTCGCGGTCCACCTCCACCGCGATCCCGCCCTGAAGGACATTCCACTGGGCGTCATCGACACGTCCTTCGGTGGGACATGTGTGGAGGCATGGACTCCGAAGGGGGCGCTGCCGCCGATCCCGAAGGAGAAAATGAGCGCCTCCATGTTCAACATTCCGCAGGGAAATCTGTTCAACAACATGATCGCCCCTTTGCTGGACCTGCGGATCAAGGGGGCGGTTTGGTACCAAGGCGAAGGCAACGCCGGGCAGCCCGGAGTGTATGCGGAGCTGTTGGAAAACATGATCGCCCAATGGCGGAAGCAGTGGAATGCCCCGGAACTGCCGTTCTTCATCGTCCAGTTGCCCGCGTTCGAGGGCAGGGCGAACGGGCTTGATTGGGCCTGGCTGCGGGAGGCCCAGGCGTTCGCCGCAAAAAAATCTCCGAATACATGGCTCGCCGTCACCTATGACACCACGAACGGCCTGGACCTCCACCCTCTCGAGAAACAGGAAATCGGCCAACGCCTCTCGCTGCTGGCGGCGAAAGAAGTCTACCGCCGGGATGTGGTCGCACACGGCCCGTCCGTGAAAGGTGTCTCGGTCGGGAAGGATCAGTTGAAGGTATCGTTCGACAGTCCCTTGAAAATTTCCAACGGCGGGAAATTGCTCGGTTTCTCAATCGCCGGGGCGGATGGGGAATATCGGTTCGCCGAAGCTCGGATCGATGGAAATGATGTCCTGCTGAAGGCACAGGGAATTTCCGAACCGAAAACGGTGCGCTACGCATGGAGCGGCCTGACAGATGCGAATCTGGTCAACAACGCCGGACTGCCGGCAGCCCCTTTCCGGACGGACACCCAGCCACCGAAGACGCTGGCGTTCCAGCCGATCCCGACGGTTTACCAGATCCTCGCACCTTCTTACCAATTGCAAACCGGCAACTTGGGAAGCATCTCAAGCCTGATCGTCAGCGGGAAGCAGTTCCTTTCCGCAGAGCCGGGTGGCGGAACGAGCTTCCCCGGCTTTTTCGGCCCGAGGAATCTGCCCACCCTGCGGGAATTGGGCCCCAGCCGGATAGAACTCAGTGACAGCTCCACCCGGTTGGAAATCGCATGCACCGATGATTCGCTGGTATGGACCATCCGCAACGACGGCAAGGATGCGCTGGACTTCCACATCGCACTGGCGGAGCAGGTGAAAGTGGAACTGAAAAACTCTTCCGCGGGACTCACCCGTGGAAACGTCGGACTGGATGTGGAAGGCTTCGACCAACAGTCCGAAAACAAGCTGGTCACCAAGATCCAGCCGAACTCCACCCGGACGCTTCGTTTGACCGTCCGTCGGTGA
- a CDS encoding DEAD/DEAH box helicase, whose amino-acid sequence MPFTSLGLAPALQKAAAAAGFSNPTPIQGEAIPAILAGNDVLGIARTGSGKTAGYVLPIVHHLRSIEAPRHREPVVLVLVPTRELAHQVSKVFESFLPAITPRLSCLAITGGSSVNTQMRTIGRAAIVVATPGRLLELIGKNAVKLSSITTLVLDEADKMLHLGFKDEVDRILALLPANRQNLLFSATLSEPVKHIRQLLLRDPHVIEIPEDETADTIHQIAYLVPEIKKGPLLRYLIKHGNLSQVLVFASSTAQVDRVVNKLIKNKIEAGAMHSKLSPQTRLHHLEQFKAGEMRVLVSTDLLARGIDIDFLPCVINYELPRSPKDYVHRIGRTGRADHPGDAISLVSPEEMDHFKLIQKKTGKRVTLLHGDAIDVRGC is encoded by the coding sequence ATGCCCTTCACCTCGCTCGGCCTTGCCCCTGCTTTACAGAAAGCCGCCGCAGCGGCGGGATTCTCAAATCCCACTCCGATCCAGGGCGAGGCCATCCCTGCCATCCTTGCGGGAAATGACGTGCTCGGCATCGCCAGGACAGGCTCCGGGAAAACCGCGGGCTATGTCCTGCCCATCGTCCATCATCTGCGGTCCATCGAGGCACCCCGGCACCGCGAGCCGGTCGTTCTTGTATTGGTGCCCACGCGGGAGCTGGCGCATCAGGTTTCGAAGGTGTTTGAGAGTTTCCTGCCCGCCATCACCCCTCGCCTGAGTTGTCTCGCGATCACCGGTGGGTCGTCGGTCAACACGCAGATGCGGACGATCGGGCGGGCGGCCATCGTGGTCGCGACTCCGGGCAGGTTGCTGGAACTGATCGGGAAGAACGCGGTGAAGCTTTCGTCCATCACCACGCTCGTGCTGGATGAGGCTGATAAAATGCTGCACCTTGGTTTCAAGGATGAGGTCGATCGCATCCTCGCGCTTCTGCCGGCCAACCGGCAAAATCTGTTGTTTTCCGCCACGCTGAGCGAACCGGTGAAACACATCCGGCAACTGCTGCTGCGGGACCCTCACGTGATCGAGATCCCGGAGGACGAGACCGCCGATACCATTCACCAGATCGCCTACCTGGTCCCGGAAATCAAAAAGGGTCCCTTGCTGCGCTACCTTATCAAGCATGGAAATTTGTCCCAGGTGCTGGTATTCGCCTCCTCCACCGCACAGGTGGACCGCGTGGTGAACAAGCTCATCAAGAACAAGATCGAAGCCGGGGCCATGCATTCCAAGCTCAGCCCGCAAACGCGGCTGCACCACCTGGAGCAGTTCAAGGCCGGGGAGATGCGGGTGCTCGTCTCCACGGATCTGCTGGCCCGCGGCATCGACATCGATTTTCTCCCCTGCGTCATCAACTATGAGCTTCCACGCTCGCCGAAGGACTACGTCCACCGCATCGGCCGCACCGGTCGTGCGGATCATCCCGGCGATGCGATCTCCCTCGTCAGCCCGGAGGAGATGGATCATTTCAAGCTGATCCAGAAGAAAACGGGCAAGCGGGTCACCTTGCTTCATGGAGACGCCATCGACGTGCGGGGTTGTTGA
- a CDS encoding RNA polymerase sigma factor, whose amino-acid sequence MKSLAAAYPPTVMDRARFSELIREHHQPLLAYARVLARHPERAKELVQDAFVAAWQAIGRFDVTRDFGSWLRGIVRNKWREDCRKHRREVAFDDPELARLEEAIRTWSASAGETGLLERLADCRSKLPEALSRAVSAYYDDGQDGEGGAATLGIPPATFRKRLERARSSLRLCLESNF is encoded by the coding sequence ATGAAATCACTCGCCGCAGCCTATCCGCCCACCGTCATGGACCGTGCCAGATTTTCCGAACTCATCCGTGAACATCACCAGCCCCTGCTTGCCTATGCCAGGGTGCTCGCAAGGCATCCCGAGCGTGCCAAGGAGTTGGTGCAGGATGCCTTTGTCGCCGCCTGGCAGGCGATCGGACGCTTCGATGTGACGCGTGATTTCGGTTCCTGGTTGCGGGGGATCGTCCGCAACAAATGGCGTGAGGATTGTCGCAAACACCGCCGCGAGGTGGCTTTCGACGACCCGGAACTCGCGCGCCTGGAGGAAGCCATCCGCACGTGGAGCGCCAGCGCGGGTGAAACGGGACTGCTCGAACGGCTGGCGGACTGCCGGTCGAAATTGCCCGAGGCGCTGTCGCGGGCGGTGTCCGCCTACTACGACGACGGCCAGGATGGCGAGGGGGGCGCGGCCACGCTCGGCATTCCTCCGGCCACTTTTCGAAAACGCCTGGAACGCGCCCGCTCGTCGCTCCGCCTCTGCCTCGAATCCAATTTCTAA